In Phaeobacter piscinae, one genomic interval encodes:
- the leuD gene encoding 3-isopropylmalate dehydratase small subunit, translated as MEKFTKIQGIAAPMPLVNIDTDMIIPKVFLKSIQRTGFGKNLFDEMRYNRDGTEIADFVLNKPQYRDAEILIAGDNFGCGSSREHAPWAIADFGIKCIVSTSFADIFFNNSFKNGILPIVLPQEQVDLLMKDAEKGANARMTVDLEAQEITTSDGEVITFEVDAFKKHCLLNGLDDIGLTMEKSASIASFEDKAAQERPWV; from the coding sequence ATGGAAAAATTCACAAAAATCCAAGGCATCGCTGCCCCCATGCCGCTGGTCAACATCGACACCGACATGATCATCCCGAAGGTGTTCCTGAAGTCCATTCAGCGCACCGGGTTCGGCAAGAACCTGTTCGACGAGATGCGCTATAACCGCGACGGCACCGAGATTGCGGACTTCGTGCTGAACAAGCCGCAGTACCGTGATGCAGAGATCCTGATTGCGGGCGACAACTTTGGCTGCGGCTCCTCGCGCGAACACGCGCCTTGGGCGATTGCCGACTTTGGCATCAAGTGCATTGTGTCGACATCCTTTGCCGACATCTTCTTCAACAACAGCTTCAAGAACGGCATCCTGCCAATTGTCCTACCGCAAGAGCAGGTGGATCTGCTGATGAAGGACGCGGAAAAAGGCGCAAACGCGCGCATGACTGTCGATCTGGAAGCGCAGGAAATCACCACATCCGATGGTGAGGTGATCACATTCGAAGTCGACGCGTTCAAAAAGCACTGCCTGCTGAACGGGCTCGACGACATTGGTCTGACCATGGAGAAATCCGCCTCTATCGCCAGCTTTGAAGACAAGGCTGCGCAAGAGCGCCCCTGGGTCTGA
- a CDS encoding DUF2332 domain-containing protein — protein sequence MIPHIAERYIRFVQWEAAGRSPIYERLALHVAHSQNCLGFLSALPADRQQPNLLFAAVRHVAGHISCPEAFDRVIHDQAEEVATVMRRRTTQTNEPGRCAVLLPLLAPITGPIVLIEVGASAGLCLLPDIYGYDWGDHKLPPPQEFAGCAPIFQCSASPGTPQPVTHPDIVWRAGLDLNPLDVSCDADVAWLEQLVWPEHQLRLVRLRSAISVAKHCPPHVVSGDLTQDLPALVAEAPANATLVIFHTAVLTYVADQQ from the coding sequence ATGATCCCTCACATTGCAGAACGCTACATCAGATTCGTGCAATGGGAGGCCGCAGGTCGGTCGCCCATTTATGAGAGGCTGGCGCTGCATGTGGCTCACTCGCAAAACTGTCTCGGCTTTCTGTCGGCGTTGCCTGCGGATCGTCAGCAACCCAATTTGCTGTTTGCGGCAGTGCGCCACGTTGCAGGCCACATTTCCTGTCCGGAAGCATTTGACAGGGTCATCCACGACCAGGCCGAGGAAGTTGCCACGGTAATGCGAAGACGGACGACGCAGACGAATGAGCCGGGACGCTGTGCTGTCTTGCTGCCCCTTTTGGCGCCGATCACTGGGCCGATCGTGCTGATTGAGGTGGGCGCCTCCGCTGGTCTGTGCCTGTTGCCAGATATCTATGGGTACGATTGGGGCGACCATAAGCTGCCACCGCCGCAGGAGTTTGCAGGTTGTGCCCCGATATTTCAGTGCAGCGCGTCACCGGGTACACCGCAACCGGTGACGCACCCTGATATTGTCTGGCGGGCGGGGCTGGATCTGAACCCTCTCGATGTCAGTTGTGACGCTGACGTGGCTTGGCTGGAACAGTTGGTCTGGCCTGAACATCAGTTGCGCCTTGTTCGGCTGCGGTCTGCGATTTCGGTCGCAAAGCACTGTCCGCCACATGTGGTCTCCGGAGATTTGACGCAGGATTTGCCTGCGCTGGTCGCTGAGGCACCGGCCAATGCAACCCTTGTCATCTTTCACACCGCAGTTCTGACCTATGTCGCCGATCAACAGTAG